The following coding sequences are from one Reyranella humidisoli window:
- a CDS encoding amidohydrolase family protein: protein MRFLSLVIAVIATATVARAADELPIFDAHMHYSHDAWSVVPPHEVVEILKKAGIKRAMVSSSNNEGTKMLQDVAPGMIVPELRPYRSRGEISTWAKDPTLIPYLEDLLSKRKYRAIGEFHIYGADADLPNVRRVVELAKQYGLYLHSHSDADAVTRHFQQDPAAKVLWAHSGFERPEKVREMLRRYPTLWCDLAFLTAHVSNGKVAPGWRELFIEFPDRFVLGSDTFTPERWHYVIENARWSRQWLSDLPPDVARKIAYENGDRLFGGGQ from the coding sequence ATGCGCTTCCTCTCCCTCGTCATCGCCGTGATCGCCACCGCCACCGTCGCGAGAGCAGCCGACGAACTGCCGATTTTCGACGCGCACATGCACTACAGCCACGACGCCTGGTCGGTCGTGCCGCCCCACGAGGTGGTCGAGATCCTGAAGAAGGCGGGCATCAAGCGCGCCATGGTGTCGAGCTCGAACAACGAGGGCACCAAGATGTTGCAGGACGTGGCGCCGGGCATGATCGTGCCCGAGCTTCGTCCCTATCGCTCGCGGGGCGAGATCTCGACCTGGGCCAAGGACCCGACGCTGATCCCGTACCTCGAGGACCTGCTGTCGAAGCGCAAGTATCGGGCGATCGGAGAGTTCCATATCTACGGCGCGGACGCCGACTTGCCCAACGTGCGCCGCGTCGTCGAACTGGCGAAGCAGTACGGGCTCTACCTGCATTCGCATTCCGACGCCGATGCCGTGACGCGGCATTTCCAGCAGGATCCGGCAGCTAAGGTCCTGTGGGCTCACTCGGGATTCGAGCGGCCGGAGAAGGTGCGCGAGATGCTGCGCCGCTATCCGACCCTGTGGTGCGATCTTGCCTTCCTGACGGCGCACGTCTCCAACGGCAAGGTGGCGCCCGGCTGGCGCGAACTCTTCATCGAGTTTCCCGACCGCTTCGTGCTGGGCAGCGATACCTTCACGCCTGAACGCTGGCACTATGTGATCGAGAATGCCCGCTGGTCGCGGCAATGGCTTTCGGACCTGCCGCCGGACGTAGCGCGCAAGATTGCCTACGAGAATGGCGACCGCCTTTTCGGGGGCGGGCAATGA
- a CDS encoding FixH family protein, with amino-acid sequence MRLPAALLGLFLATPALADCPMDLGRGTGWVVFSDHYLMAFRSDPLRIEVGEPFALVLNVCTRSGAPAELIAVDAQMPDHRHFMNYRASIKSNGDGRFRAEGMLFHMPGRWEITFDVRAGEESERLTHDIILK; translated from the coding sequence ATGAGGCTGCCGGCCGCGCTGCTGGGGCTCTTCCTGGCGACGCCGGCTTTGGCGGATTGCCCGATGGATCTCGGCCGGGGAACGGGCTGGGTGGTGTTCTCGGACCACTACCTGATGGCATTCCGGTCCGACCCGCTGCGAATCGAAGTCGGCGAACCTTTCGCGCTGGTCCTCAACGTCTGCACCCGGAGCGGCGCGCCGGCGGAACTCATCGCCGTCGATGCGCAGATGCCGGATCATCGCCATTTCATGAACTACAGGGCGAGCATCAAGTCGAACGGCGACGGGCGCTTCAGGGCGGAAGGAATGCTGTTCCACATGCCCGGCCGCTGGGAGATCACCTTCGACGTGCGGGCGGGCGAGGAAAGCGAGCGCCTGACGCACGACATCATCCTCAAGTGA
- a CDS encoding cytochrome-c peroxidase: MTRVLLLVPLLALWAGGVRAQPLLDWSPEEIRTVGQHGPWPPPPVRDPSNRVSGTPAGIALGEHLFNDPRLSGEGRMSCATCHQAGREWSDGLVKGKGTAELDRRTPSLWNIGYLHWFGWDGAGDSLWAQSIRPLLDSREMNGGAARPGELLRGDPALACGYEKAFGEKPGADDERLLVDTAKVLAAFQATLVSPRTPFDDFRDALVAGDRERAAHYPVSAQRGLKLFIGEANCNLCHLGPRFTNGEFGDIGIPFFVRPGEVDPGRLGGLGRLAASPFNLLGKYNDDVTGNNTRRTRHVQRQHTNFGEFRVPGLRQVGRGGPYMHNGSVLTLEEVVKHYSEVSPDRLHSDGTPLVRPLGLTKDQSADLVAFLRSLDAEPPPRQAPPPLCP, from the coding sequence GTGACCCGGGTCCTGCTGCTGGTGCCGCTGCTTGCCCTGTGGGCCGGTGGCGTGCGCGCGCAGCCGCTGCTCGACTGGTCGCCCGAGGAAATCCGGACCGTCGGGCAGCACGGGCCCTGGCCGCCGCCGCCCGTGCGCGATCCGTCCAACCGCGTGTCGGGCACGCCGGCCGGGATCGCGCTCGGGGAGCATCTGTTCAACGATCCCCGCCTGTCGGGCGAGGGTCGCATGAGCTGCGCGACCTGCCATCAGGCCGGCCGCGAGTGGAGCGACGGACTGGTCAAAGGGAAGGGCACGGCCGAACTCGATCGCCGCACGCCGTCCTTGTGGAACATCGGCTACCTGCACTGGTTCGGCTGGGACGGCGCAGGCGACTCGCTGTGGGCGCAGAGCATTCGTCCGCTGCTCGATTCTCGCGAGATGAATGGCGGCGCGGCGCGTCCCGGCGAACTTCTGCGCGGCGATCCCGCTCTCGCCTGCGGATATGAAAAGGCGTTCGGCGAGAAACCCGGCGCCGACGACGAGCGACTTCTAGTCGATACGGCGAAGGTGCTGGCCGCGTTCCAGGCGACTCTGGTCAGTCCGCGTACGCCGTTCGACGATTTCCGCGACGCGCTGGTCGCGGGAGATCGCGAGCGCGCCGCGCACTATCCGGTGTCCGCGCAGCGCGGGCTGAAGCTGTTCATCGGCGAGGCCAACTGCAATCTCTGCCATCTCGGTCCGCGCTTCACCAATGGCGAGTTCGGCGACATCGGCATCCCGTTCTTCGTGCGGCCGGGCGAGGTCGATCCCGGGCGCCTGGGCGGGCTGGGGCGTCTTGCGGCGAGCCCGTTCAACCTGCTGGGCAAGTACAACGACGACGTGACCGGCAACAACACGCGGCGCACCCGGCACGTCCAGCGCCAGCACACCAATTTCGGCGAGTTCCGCGTGCCCGGCCTGCGCCAGGTCGGACGCGGCGGACCCTACATGCACAATGGCAGCGTGCTGACGCTCGAAGAAGTGGTGAAGCACTATTCGGAAGTCAGTCCCGATCGACTGCATAGCGACGGCACACCTCTCGTTCGCCCGCTCGGCCTGACGAAGGACCAGAGCGCCGACCTGGTCGCCTTCCTTCGCTCGCTCGATGCCGAGCCGCCGCCGCGACAAGCGCCGCCGCCGCTCTGTCCTTAG
- the ruvX gene encoding Holliday junction resolvase RuvX, producing the protein MPVVEFSELKSLLVRDGRLMALDLGTKTIGIATSDVLRMLATPLTTLKRTKLAADLAALDELARKHEVKALAVGLPLNMDGTEGPRCQSVRQFVTNVQNHGAPALAALPIVFQDERLSTAAVTRGMIDDYDMTRSKRAERVDAAAAAWILESAIARLR; encoded by the coding sequence ATGCCTGTCGTCGAGTTCTCCGAGCTGAAGAGCCTCCTGGTGCGCGACGGCAGGCTGATGGCGCTCGACCTCGGTACCAAGACCATCGGTATCGCCACGTCGGACGTGCTGCGCATGCTGGCGACGCCGCTCACCACCCTGAAGCGCACGAAGCTGGCGGCCGACCTCGCCGCGCTCGACGAACTCGCGCGCAAGCATGAGGTCAAGGCGTTGGCGGTCGGCCTGCCGCTCAACATGGACGGCACCGAGGGGCCGCGCTGCCAGTCGGTGCGCCAGTTCGTGACCAACGTCCAGAACCACGGCGCGCCCGCTCTCGCGGCCCTGCCGATCGTGTTCCAGGACGAGCGTCTCAGCACCGCTGCCGTGACGCGCGGCATGATCGACGACTACGACATGACCCGCTCCAAGCGCGCCGAACGCGTCGACGCCGCGGCAGCGGCCTGGATCCTCGAAAGCGCGATCGCGCGGCTGCGCTAA
- a CDS encoding alpha/beta hydrolase: protein MSTRSVARLITLAMARLAVLIHGMWGTSAVWRHWRPFLEGRGWQTTAYDLRHHDVPPASPPAALGETSLHDYVADLEAAILALPEKPVVIGHSMGGLIALLLCAKGLARAGVLLTPAPPSSVIALRPSNLLAFARIQARWGWWRKPHRATLGEALSYTFNTSDRATGTIEHASFVHESGRALLEIGLPWLDKRKAAFVDPRKVTVPLLFVGAEKDRLVPPDVVRRTASRFAHVSDHVEYEGQGHWVLGQPGWDRVADDAETWLTGKIA, encoded by the coding sequence ATGTCGACCCGGTCCGTTGCACGCCTTATAACCTTGGCGATGGCCCGGTTGGCAGTCCTGATTCACGGCATGTGGGGAACGTCCGCCGTGTGGCGTCACTGGCGTCCCTTTCTCGAGGGACGCGGCTGGCAAACGACTGCATATGATCTGCGACACCACGACGTGCCCCCGGCCTCGCCGCCGGCCGCCCTCGGTGAAACCAGCCTACACGATTACGTCGCCGATCTCGAAGCCGCCATTCTCGCTCTTCCCGAGAAGCCGGTCGTCATCGGCCATTCGATGGGCGGGCTCATAGCCCTTCTTCTTTGCGCCAAGGGCCTTGCCCGTGCGGGTGTGCTGCTCACCCCGGCTCCCCCGTCGAGCGTGATTGCCCTGCGTCCCTCCAATCTGCTGGCCTTCGCGCGTATCCAGGCGCGCTGGGGCTGGTGGCGAAAGCCGCACCGCGCGACGCTCGGTGAAGCGCTCAGCTACACCTTCAATACGTCCGATCGCGCCACCGGCACGATTGAGCATGCGAGCTTCGTCCATGAATCGGGGCGCGCCCTTCTCGAGATCGGCCTGCCATGGCTCGACAAGAGGAAGGCCGCCTTCGTCGATCCGCGGAAGGTGACAGTGCCGCTGCTTTTCGTTGGCGCAGAGAAAGACAGGCTGGTGCCGCCTGACGTGGTTCGCCGCACGGCAAGCCGATTCGCCCACGTCTCCGACCATGTCGAGTATGAAGGCCAGGGACATTGGGTGCTCGGCCAGCCCGGTTGGGACCGCGTTGCCGACGATGCGGAAACCTGGCTCACGGGGAAGATTGCCTGA
- a CDS encoding cation:proton antiporter codes for MTDTLYALLAIAVVLTVVSVLVPLAERFRLPHTVLLAIAGMGMGFLGSWIVAGNFRLGVFTDAFIGLDKLEVGTELFLPLFLPPLLFTAGLTIDVRRLMDEIHAVLLLAIVAVLVCIACVAGVVHLATGLDIVVCLLLGAVVSTTDPAAVIGIFRDVGAPKRLSILAEGESLLNDAVAIAAFGLFMGILVARASTDGGGMPADPTSAVGVFLREFVGGLVLGFAMARVAIMILPRLGESDAAIASVTVSLCYLSFIIADRYIHVSGVVSVVMAALTIAAYGPTHLHPRQWTALRQVWAQLEFWANCLIFVLASMVAADVLLKITWIYVWGVLAVAIGAFSARALVVFGMLPVLETFKLVQPVNRRYKAILVWGGLRGAVTIVLAMVAAGNERLPEPIRDFIAISAVLFVLFTLFVNATTLGLVMHLFGLDKLSRLELALRDRVLALSRINVEKHLQQIIRQHNERIDGFAVDPASAGDSAVEPVPPELALDLDERVKIGLVTLCTREKELYLELFEQQILSRRMVAVLAANADRLIDTVRDKGVEGYEKWLEEISRPDRGFRFALWLHRRFGFERMLTDRLADRFEILMVSLSVLSELMTFNANSIADLLGHDAEAGLAAVIGNRQRGVEGALKALSLQYPGYSESVQQRQLERAAIRFEGAEYIRRLHEGIISREVYNDLRDKLAERRGAVSQRPPLDLGLELQEMIGRVSLFAGLDKPTIVEVGKRLRALVAFPGETIIKVGGPPDAMYFVAAGEVTVHTRTIVVTLKEGDFFGEMGLLSAQPRNADVVASGYTHLLVLYRRDFNKLLASRPEVRAAVEQVAAQRVAVNQAEAAS; via the coding sequence GTGACAGATACTCTCTACGCCCTGCTGGCGATTGCCGTGGTCCTGACCGTCGTCAGCGTGCTGGTGCCGCTCGCCGAACGCTTCAGGCTGCCGCACACCGTCCTGCTGGCCATCGCCGGCATGGGCATGGGCTTCCTGGGCTCGTGGATCGTCGCCGGCAACTTCCGCCTGGGTGTCTTTACCGACGCCTTTATCGGCCTCGACAAACTGGAGGTGGGCACGGAGCTGTTCCTGCCTCTCTTCCTGCCGCCGCTTCTGTTTACCGCTGGCCTCACGATCGACGTGAGGCGCCTCATGGACGAGATCCACGCGGTGCTGCTGCTCGCCATCGTGGCGGTGCTGGTCTGTATCGCCTGCGTCGCAGGCGTCGTGCACCTGGCCACCGGCTTGGACATCGTCGTCTGCCTGCTGCTGGGGGCCGTGGTCTCGACCACCGATCCGGCGGCCGTAATCGGCATCTTCCGCGATGTCGGCGCGCCCAAAAGGCTGTCGATCCTGGCGGAAGGCGAATCGCTGCTGAACGACGCGGTCGCCATCGCCGCATTCGGCCTGTTCATGGGCATCCTGGTTGCCCGGGCCTCGACCGATGGGGGCGGCATGCCGGCCGATCCGACCTCGGCGGTCGGCGTGTTCCTGCGCGAGTTCGTGGGCGGCCTCGTACTGGGCTTCGCGATGGCGCGCGTGGCCATCATGATCCTGCCGCGGCTGGGCGAATCCGATGCGGCCATCGCCTCGGTGACGGTAAGCCTCTGCTATCTCAGCTTCATCATCGCGGATCGCTACATCCACGTCTCCGGCGTGGTCTCGGTCGTGATGGCGGCGCTTACCATCGCGGCCTACGGGCCGACGCATCTCCATCCGAGGCAATGGACCGCGCTGCGACAGGTCTGGGCGCAGCTCGAGTTCTGGGCGAACTGCCTCATCTTCGTGCTGGCCTCGATGGTTGCCGCCGACGTGCTGCTGAAGATCACTTGGATCTACGTGTGGGGCGTTCTCGCCGTCGCCATCGGCGCCTTTTCGGCTCGCGCGCTGGTCGTGTTCGGCATGCTGCCGGTGCTCGAGACCTTCAAGCTCGTCCAGCCGGTGAACCGCCGCTACAAGGCGATCCTGGTGTGGGGCGGCCTGCGGGGCGCGGTGACGATCGTGCTGGCCATGGTCGCGGCCGGCAACGAGCGGCTTCCTGAGCCGATACGCGACTTCATTGCCATCTCGGCGGTGCTGTTCGTGCTGTTCACACTGTTCGTGAACGCGACCACGCTGGGTCTGGTCATGCACTTGTTCGGGCTGGACAAGCTCAGCCGCCTGGAACTGGCACTGCGCGATCGGGTCCTGGCGCTCTCGCGCATCAACGTCGAGAAGCATCTCCAGCAGATCATTCGCCAGCACAACGAACGTATCGACGGCTTCGCTGTGGATCCGGCCTCGGCCGGCGATTCCGCGGTCGAACCCGTGCCGCCGGAACTGGCGCTCGATCTCGACGAGCGGGTGAAGATCGGGCTGGTGACCCTCTGCACGCGGGAGAAGGAGCTGTATCTCGAACTGTTCGAGCAACAGATCCTGTCGCGCCGCATGGTCGCGGTGCTCGCGGCGAACGCCGACCGGCTCATCGACACGGTCCGCGACAAGGGCGTCGAAGGTTACGAGAAGTGGCTCGAGGAGATCTCGCGCCCGGACCGGGGGTTCCGTTTCGCGTTGTGGCTGCATCGGCGCTTCGGCTTCGAGCGCATGCTGACCGACCGGCTCGCCGACCGCTTCGAGATCCTGATGGTGTCGCTCAGCGTCCTCAGCGAACTCATGACATTCAATGCCAATTCGATCGCAGACCTTCTGGGACACGACGCGGAGGCAGGTCTCGCCGCGGTGATCGGCAATCGCCAGCGCGGCGTCGAAGGCGCCCTCAAGGCTTTGTCGCTGCAATATCCCGGCTATTCGGAATCGGTGCAGCAGCGCCAGCTGGAGCGCGCCGCCATTCGCTTCGAGGGCGCGGAATACATCCGTCGCCTGCATGAAGGCATCATCAGCCGCGAGGTCTACAACGACCTGCGCGACAAGCTGGCCGAACGGCGCGGAGCGGTGAGCCAGCGTCCGCCGCTCGATCTCGGGCTCGAACTGCAGGAGATGATCGGTCGGGTCTCGTTGTTCGCCGGGCTCGACAAGCCCACGATCGTCGAGGTCGGCAAGCGGCTGCGGGCGCTGGTCGCCTTCCCTGGAGAAACCATCATCAAGGTCGGCGGGCCCCCCGATGCCATGTACTTCGTCGCGGCGGGCGAGGTGACCGTTCACACCAGAACGATCGTCGTGACCTTGAAGGAAGGCGACTTCTTCGGCGAGATGGGCCTGCTCAGCGCCCAGCCACGCAACGCCGATGTGGTGGCGAGCGGCTACACCCACCTGCTGGTGCTGTACCGCCGGGACTTCAACAAGCTGCTGGCCAGCCGTCCCGAGGTGCGGGCCGCCGTCGAGCAGGTTGCCGCACAGCGCGTCGCTGTGAACCAGGCCGAAGCTGCGTCCTAG
- the gatC gene encoding Asp-tRNA(Asn)/Glu-tRNA(Gln) amidotransferase subunit GatC → MSLDKDTVARIARLARLKVPDEELAPLAGELSGIFAWIEQLNEVDTKNVEPMSSVSDVTLPMRADKVTDGGVAAKVLANAPGGAVYVDPSDRNAGGFFTVPKVVE, encoded by the coding sequence ATGTCGCTCGACAAGGACACGGTGGCGCGTATCGCGCGGCTTGCCCGCCTCAAGGTTCCGGATGAAGAACTTGCGCCGTTGGCCGGCGAGCTCTCGGGCATTTTTGCCTGGATCGAGCAACTGAACGAGGTCGACACGAAGAATGTCGAGCCGATGTCGTCGGTCTCGGACGTGACGCTGCCGATGCGTGCGGACAAGGTCACCGACGGTGGCGTCGCGGCCAAGGTTCTGGCCAACGCGCCGGGCGGCGCGGTCTATGTCGATCCCTCGGACAGGAACGCCGGCGGCTTCTTCACCGTGCCGAAAGTGGTGGAGTAG
- the gatA gene encoding Asp-tRNA(Asn)/Glu-tRNA(Gln) amidotransferase subunit GatA — protein sequence MAALTDLTIAQLSATLAKKEASAVEVTDAHLKKLDEHRALNAFITETPGKAREMARASDDRRARGEAGLLEGVPLAIKDLFCTEGVQTTAASQILKGFVPQYESTVTANLWKSGAVMVGKTNLDEFAMGSSNMTSHFGGVENPWKRKGDNRKLVPGGSSGGSAAAVAAYMVPGSTGTDTGGSIRQPAAFCGIVGLKPTYGRCSRWGVVAFASSLDQPGPFARTVEDTALMLQAMSGHDPKDSTSAPLPVPDFAAAARDPGIKGMKVGIPKEYRVDGTSEEVVALWATGMDMLKAAGAEPVEVSLPHTKYALPAYYIVAPAECSSNLARYDGVRFGQRVPGKDLTELYENTRGAGFGKETRRRILIGTYVLSAGYYDAYYKKAQQIRALIARDFKEAFEKCDVLLTPTAPTAAFAAGDKMDDPVTMYLNDMFTIPASMAGLPGISVPAGMDKDGLPLGLQLIGRAFDEETLLRAAAALEKAAAFGGRPAGY from the coding sequence ATGGCTGCCCTGACCGATCTCACCATCGCCCAGCTTTCCGCGACGCTCGCGAAGAAAGAGGCCAGCGCCGTCGAAGTGACGGATGCGCACCTGAAGAAGCTCGACGAGCACCGCGCGCTCAATGCCTTCATCACCGAGACGCCGGGCAAGGCCCGCGAGATGGCCAGGGCCTCCGACGATCGTCGCGCGAGGGGCGAGGCGGGGTTGCTCGAGGGCGTGCCGCTGGCAATCAAGGACCTGTTCTGCACCGAGGGCGTGCAGACGACCGCGGCATCGCAGATCCTCAAGGGCTTCGTGCCTCAGTACGAGAGCACGGTGACGGCGAACCTGTGGAAGTCTGGCGCGGTGATGGTCGGCAAGACCAACCTCGACGAATTCGCCATGGGCTCCTCGAACATGACCAGTCATTTCGGCGGCGTCGAGAATCCATGGAAGCGCAAGGGCGACAACCGCAAACTGGTTCCGGGTGGCTCGTCCGGTGGTTCGGCGGCCGCCGTCGCGGCTTACATGGTCCCGGGCAGCACCGGCACCGACACCGGCGGCTCGATCCGCCAGCCGGCGGCTTTCTGCGGCATCGTCGGCCTGAAGCCGACCTACGGTCGCTGCTCGCGCTGGGGCGTCGTTGCCTTCGCCAGTTCGCTCGACCAGCCGGGCCCGTTTGCCCGCACCGTCGAGGACACGGCGCTGATGCTGCAGGCCATGTCGGGCCACGACCCTAAGGATTCGACCTCGGCGCCTCTGCCGGTGCCCGATTTCGCCGCCGCGGCGCGCGATCCCGGCATCAAGGGCATGAAAGTCGGCATCCCCAAGGAGTATCGCGTCGACGGTACGTCCGAGGAGGTTGTGGCGCTGTGGGCCACGGGCATGGACATGCTCAAGGCGGCCGGCGCCGAGCCGGTCGAGGTTTCGCTGCCGCACACCAAGTACGCGCTGCCTGCTTACTACATCGTGGCCCCGGCGGAATGTTCCTCGAACCTGGCGCGCTACGACGGCGTGCGATTCGGCCAGCGCGTCCCGGGCAAGGACCTGACCGAGCTGTACGAGAACACCCGCGGGGCCGGCTTCGGCAAGGAAACGCGCCGGCGCATCCTGATCGGAACCTACGTGCTGTCCGCTGGCTACTACGATGCCTACTACAAGAAAGCACAGCAGATCCGGGCCCTGATCGCACGCGACTTCAAGGAAGCGTTCGAGAAGTGCGACGTGCTGCTCACGCCCACCGCACCCACCGCGGCCTTTGCCGCGGGCGACAAGATGGACGATCCGGTGACCATGTATCTCAACGACATGTTCACCATCCCGGCCTCGATGGCAGGCCTTCCGGGCATTTCGGTGCCGGCGGGCATGGACAAGGACGGGCTGCCGCTCGGGTTGCAGCTGATTGGCCGCGCCTTCGACGAGGAGACGCTGCTGCGTGCGGCGGCCGCGCTGGAAAAGGCTGCCGCTTTCGGTGGGCGGCCCGCAGGATACTAG
- a CDS encoding Bug family tripartite tricarboxylate transporter substrate binding protein: MTRKNGSARRAVLAGAAAALLLPGAVRAQAWPSRTITLVVPFAPGGGTDTFARPFAAKLSQELGQQVVIDNRAGAGGTVGAAIVAKAKPDGYTFLLGSVHHAVAVTAYKQLQYDLQKDLVPVTSVASVPDVLVIYPGIPAKTLQEFIAYCKANPGKTNFGSVGLGTTRHLAGEIFNAKTGTTMTHVPYKGSGPATAALISGEVTAVFEGLGSAAPYIRSGKARALAVFSAERSPAFPDIPTAAEAGLAGFESLSWYGLWAPAGTDAAIVSAMQAAVEKAFAAADLKKVWLEQGAAPGGAPTVRFAAFVTEEIGKWGKVVRDGNITIE, translated from the coding sequence ATGACGAGGAAGAACGGGTCGGCACGACGGGCAGTACTGGCGGGGGCCGCCGCAGCCTTGCTTCTACCCGGCGCGGTGCGGGCCCAGGCCTGGCCCAGCCGGACCATCACCCTGGTCGTTCCCTTCGCACCCGGTGGCGGGACCGATACCTTCGCCCGGCCGTTCGCCGCCAAGCTGTCGCAGGAACTGGGTCAACAGGTCGTGATCGACAATCGCGCGGGAGCCGGAGGCACGGTCGGCGCCGCGATCGTCGCCAAGGCGAAGCCGGACGGCTACACATTTCTTCTCGGGTCGGTTCACCACGCCGTTGCCGTCACCGCGTACAAGCAACTTCAGTACGACCTGCAGAAGGACCTCGTGCCGGTGACGAGCGTTGCTTCTGTGCCCGACGTGCTGGTGATCTATCCGGGCATCCCGGCAAAGACGCTTCAGGAGTTCATCGCCTATTGCAAAGCCAATCCGGGAAAGACGAATTTCGGATCTGTCGGCCTTGGCACCACCCGTCATCTGGCGGGCGAAATTTTCAATGCCAAGACCGGCACCACCATGACGCACGTTCCCTACAAGGGTTCGGGGCCCGCCACGGCGGCACTCATCAGTGGCGAAGTGACGGCGGTTTTCGAGGGACTGGGCAGTGCGGCGCCTTATATCCGCAGCGGCAAGGCGAGGGCGTTGGCGGTGTTCTCGGCCGAACGCTCGCCGGCCTTTCCCGACATTCCGACGGCCGCCGAAGCCGGGTTGGCGGGCTTCGAATCACTGTCGTGGTATGGGCTGTGGGCGCCGGCCGGTACCGACGCAGCCATTGTCTCGGCGATGCAGGCAGCCGTCGAAAAGGCATTCGCGGCGGCCGACCTGAAGAAGGTCTGGCTCGAGCAGGGGGCGGCGCCGGGTGGTGCGCCCACAGTACGCTTCGCGGCCTTCGTCACCGAAGAGATCGGCAAATGGGGCAAGGTCGTCCGGGACGGCAACATCACCATCGAATGA
- a CDS encoding N-acyl-D-amino-acid deacylase family protein has translation MADFDLVVRGGNLADGTGAAIREADVAVKDGRIAAVGKVSGQGAEEIDGRGLLVTPGFVDIHTHYDGQATWDSYLQPSSWHGVTTAVMGNCGVGFAPVKIEDRQRLIELMEGVEDIPGAALDEGLNWSWESFGQYLDALDARPRDMDLGAQLPHGALRVFVMGERAARLEEATTEEVAQMRALTAQAMRDGALGFSTSRTLNHRTVKGDPTPSLRASEEELLGIALGMKDAGRGVIEFISDFNTPSPESEFEMLDRLLTASGRPFSVSLAQRHSRPDGWRRLLGLVEGLVAKGHSAKAQVAPRPIGVLQGLQASRIPFSMCAAYKEIQHKSVEERLAIMRDPAFRARILKESQEPMRSEMAVRLTDFDRMFPLGDPPNYEPPQETSFGARAAREGRDPRELIYDYLIEDQGKNFIFAPFANYAAYNLDCCSEMMQSPHTLIGLGDGGAHVGLISDGSFPTYLLSHWGRDRASGRLDVSWLVKRQTLDSAKAVGLNDRGVVAVGKKADLNVIDFDKLRVEAPVMKWDLPAGGKRLLQRATGYRATVVNGQVTYRDGEATGVLPGRLVRGARAG, from the coding sequence GTGGCGGATTTCGATCTCGTAGTACGCGGCGGCAACCTGGCTGACGGCACGGGTGCGGCAATTCGCGAGGCGGACGTGGCGGTCAAGGATGGCCGGATTGCCGCCGTCGGCAAGGTGAGCGGGCAGGGTGCTGAGGAGATCGACGGCAGGGGCCTTCTGGTAACGCCCGGCTTCGTCGACATCCACACCCACTATGACGGCCAGGCCACCTGGGATTCCTACCTGCAGCCGTCGAGCTGGCACGGCGTCACGACGGCGGTGATGGGCAATTGCGGCGTCGGCTTCGCGCCGGTGAAGATCGAGGATCGCCAGCGTCTCATAGAACTGATGGAGGGCGTCGAGGACATTCCCGGCGCGGCACTCGACGAGGGCCTCAACTGGTCGTGGGAATCGTTCGGCCAATATCTCGACGCGCTCGACGCCAGGCCGCGCGACATGGATCTCGGCGCCCAGCTCCCGCACGGCGCGCTGCGCGTCTTCGTGATGGGCGAGCGCGCGGCTCGACTGGAAGAGGCGACGACGGAAGAGGTGGCGCAGATGCGCGCGCTGACCGCGCAGGCCATGCGCGACGGCGCGCTCGGCTTCTCGACCTCGCGCACCCTGAACCATCGCACGGTGAAGGGCGATCCGACCCCGTCTCTGCGCGCCTCGGAGGAGGAACTGCTCGGCATCGCGCTCGGCATGAAGGATGCCGGCCGCGGCGTCATCGAATTCATCTCGGACTTCAACACGCCCAGTCCCGAGAGCGAGTTCGAGATGCTCGACCGGCTGCTGACGGCTTCGGGCCGTCCGTTCTCGGTGTCGCTGGCGCAGCGTCATTCTCGGCCCGATGGCTGGCGTCGCCTGCTCGGGCTGGTCGAGGGCCTGGTCGCCAAGGGCCACAGCGCCAAGGCGCAGGTCGCACCACGGCCGATCGGCGTGCTGCAGGGCCTGCAGGCCAGCCGCATCCCGTTCTCGATGTGCGCCGCCTACAAGGAGATCCAGCACAAGTCGGTCGAGGAGCGGCTGGCGATCATGCGCGATCCGGCGTTCCGCGCGCGCATCCTGAAGGAGAGTCAGGAGCCGATGCGTTCGGAGATGGCGGTGCGCCTCACCGACTTCGACCGCATGTTCCCGCTGGGTGATCCGCCGAACTACGAGCCGCCGCAGGAGACCTCGTTCGGCGCCCGCGCCGCGCGTGAGGGCCGAGATCCGCGTGAGCTGATCTACGATTATCTGATCGAGGACCAGGGCAAGAACTTCATCTTTGCGCCGTTCGCGAACTATGCGGCCTACAATCTCGACTGCTGCAGCGAGATGATGCAGAGCCCGCACACGCTGATCGGCCTCGGCGACGGCGGTGCGCATGTCGGCCTGATCTCCGACGGCTCTTTCCCCACCTATCTCCTGTCCCATTGGGGACGCGATCGCGCCTCCGGCCGGCTCGACGTGAGTTGGCTGGTGAAGCGCCAGACGCTCGACAGCGCCAAGGCCGTTGGCCTCAACGACCGCGGCGTCGTGGCGGTCGGCAAGAAGGCCGACCTCAACGTCATCGACTTCGACAAACTGAGGGTCGAGGCGCCGGTCATGAAGTGGGACCTGCCAGCCGGCGGCAAGCGCCTGCTTCAGCGCGCGACCGGCTACCGGGCGACGGTCGTGAACGGGCAGGTCACGTATCGCGACGGCGAGGCGACCGGAGTTCTGCCCGGTCGCCTGGTGCGCGGCGCACGGGCCGGCTGA